In Pleurocapsa minor HA4230-MV1, a genomic segment contains:
- a CDS encoding DUF2442 domain-containing protein, producing the protein MAQLTDRQIKAQIDVAIARQQKIDATEPRAKEVLFDDGRLTLHFTNGASFSFLAESVEAIATQPSKILATVELTPSGKGLRWNEPDIDLSIQGLLLGIFGSNMWMKQIAAKGGSSTSEKKRAASRGNGAKGGRPKKNNYTPR; encoded by the coding sequence ATGGCACAGCTAACCGACCGACAGATAAAAGCACAAATCGATGTGGCGATCGCCCGCCAACAAAAGATCGATGCAACCGAACCGAGGGCTAAAGAAGTACTATTTGATGACGGTAGACTTACGCTTCACTTTACTAACGGTGCATCTTTTTCATTTTTAGCCGAATCTGTAGAAGCGATCGCGACACAGCCCTCTAAGATTTTAGCAACAGTAGAACTTACTCCATCGGGAAAGGGGTTAAGGTGGAACGAGCCAGATATAGATTTGAGCATTCAAGGGTTGCTACTGGGTATTTTTGGAAGCAATATGTGGATGAAACAGATCGCAGCCAAAGGTGGTTCATCTACTTCGGAGAAAAAGAGGGCTGCATCGAGAGGCAACGGAGCAAAAGGCGGACGACCCAAAAAAAACAATTACACACCAAGATGA
- a CDS encoding type II toxin-antitoxin system death-on-curing family toxin, with protein sequence MSPPIWIDANALRLLHGESLAEFGGLSGMRNEGLFLSALARPQNLFAYEEVTSISRLAAAYAYGLARNHPFNDGNKRAAFLAMGMFLAINGYLLKVEPVEAVETVLALAAGDLAELELAKWIEKFIVKA encoded by the coding sequence ATGAGTCCACCTATTTGGATCGATGCAAATGCTTTGCGTTTATTGCATGGCGAAAGTCTTGCGGAATTCGGTGGACTTTCAGGAATGAGGAACGAAGGCTTATTCTTGTCTGCGTTAGCTCGTCCTCAAAACCTTTTTGCTTATGAAGAAGTGACAAGCATTTCTAGGTTAGCTGCGGCATATGCCTATGGTCTTGCTCGAAATCATCCCTTTAATGATGGAAATAAACGTGCAGCTTTTTTGGCTATGGGTATGTTTTTGGCAATTAACGGTTATTTATTAAAAGTAGAGCCAGTAGAAGCAGTAGAGACAGTGCTAGCTTTGGCTGCTGGAGATTTAGCAGAATTAGAACTAGCTAAGTGGATTGAAAAATTTATCGTCAAAGCATGA
- a CDS encoding AbrB/MazE/SpoVT family DNA-binding domain-containing protein → MYTLKLTTVGSSTGVVIPVEMLKSMKLEKGDCLYAVETPEGYVVSPYNPFVEDQIKQGRAFIKQNREVFKALAE, encoded by the coding sequence ATGTATACGCTGAAGTTAACAACGGTAGGTTCATCAACAGGAGTAGTAATTCCTGTTGAAATGCTCAAAAGCATGAAGTTAGAGAAAGGTGATTGTCTGTACGCGGTTGAGACACCTGAAGGATATGTGGTGAGTCCATATAATCCATTCGTAGAAGATCAAATAAAACAAGGTCGTGCATTTATCAAGCAAAACAGAGAAGTATTTAAAGCCTTAGCGGAATGA
- a CDS encoding DUF86 domain-containing protein, whose product MKEDRIYLEYILECINLIETYGKGGKKEFINNLMVQDAILRRLHTLAESTQRLSDNLKQQNSDIDWRSISGFRNILVHDYLGGIELDLVWEVVNSYLSNLKEKVETILQEKNI is encoded by the coding sequence ATGAAAGAAGATCGGATTTATCTAGAATATATTTTAGAGTGTATTAACTTAATTGAAACTTACGGTAAAGGAGGAAAAAAAGAATTTATAAATAATCTCATGGTACAAGATGCTATTTTGAGAAGATTACATACACTAGCCGAATCAACTCAGCGTCTTTCTGATAATTTAAAACAACAAAACTCAGATATTGATTGGCGAAGTATTTCAGGATTTAGAAATATTTTAGTGCATGATTATTTAGGTGGAATTGAGCTTGATTTAGTTTGGGAAGTAGTGAATAGTTATTTATCTAATCTCAAAGAAAAAGTAGAAACAATCTTACAAGAAAAGAATATATAA
- a CDS encoding nucleotidyltransferase family protein, translated as MKLQKILQTKRNEILEIASKHGAYNVRIFGSVARGEESSSSDIDFLIDYDLAKITPWFPGGLLADLEDVLGCKVDIVTEKGLHSLIRERILAEAIKL; from the coding sequence ATGAAGCTGCAAAAAATACTCCAAACAAAGCGTAATGAAATTCTCGAAATTGCTAGTAAACATGGTGCATATAATGTGCGAATTTTTGGTAGTGTAGCCAGAGGAGAAGAAAGCTCTAGTAGCGATATTGATTTTTTAATAGATTACGATTTAGCCAAAATTACCCCTTGGTTTCCTGGAGGATTACTAGCTGATTTAGAAGATGTCTTAGGCTGTAAAGTCGATATAGTAACAGAAAAAGGATTGCATAGTTTAATTCGCGAACGTATCTTAGCTGAAGCAATTAAATTATGA